Proteins from a genomic interval of Phlebotomus papatasi isolate M1 chromosome 3, Ppap_2.1, whole genome shotgun sequence:
- the LOC129805740 gene encoding transcription elongation factor SPT4 — MSFDTIPKDLRGLRACLVCSLVKTFDQFEYDGCDNCEEFLRMKNNKEMIYDCTSNNFDGLIAVTSPEDSWVCKWQRINRFTKGIYAISVAGRLPNGIIREMKQKGLTYRPRDTSQR; from the exons atgtcttttgACACGATTCCAAAGGATCTGAGAGGATTGAGGGCTTGCTTGGTGTGTTCTCTAGTTAAG ACCTTCGATCAATTCGAGTACGATGGATGCGACAATTGTGAAGAATTTTTGAGGATGAAAAATAACAAAGAGATGATTTATGATTGTACTAGCAACAACTTTGATGG GCTGATCGCAGTAACAAGTCCGGAAGACAGTTGGGTCTGCAAATGGCAGAGAATAA ATCGATTTACTAAAGGAATTTATGCGATTTCCGTGGCCGGACGGCTACCAAATGGCATTATACGGGAGATGAAACAGAAGGGCCTCACATATCGGCCCAGGGACACCAGTCAGCGGTAA
- the LOC129805741 gene encoding lipid droplet-associated hydrolase, translating into MPLESDVDIFNETNGIWSYVKHFGCVSESGKLKAMVFVIPGNPGQNEFYSEFGFRIYDRLKYRFPVYVMGHLGHVDYPRNCDRYKIPKHSNCLCTRKLIPLKGNEYLYDLNAQVKHKIQLINKYLEEGFQLILVGHSIGCWMILELLKNPEIRKKTLKCYMLFPTIERMAESPNGKKFCRFTLPCYPILRLLVKLFNWSSKKTQDSLLDTYMVWFMDHLCEIGRINMGRQIKAFLNPETLDRNIELAREEMARVRDLDINLIEKNKDILKFFYGASDGWAPAKYYEELCQRIPGIDAEVDNTGIDHAFVIKSSNEMGDIVADWIAKLEQK; encoded by the exons atgcCTTTGGAGAGTGATGTGGACATTTTCAACGAGACCAATGGAATTTGGTCGTACGTGAAGCATTTCGGGTGTGTTTCGGAGAGTGGAAAACTCAAAGCTATGGTGTTTGTTATTCCTGGAAATCCAGGACAAAATGAGTTTTACTctgaatttggctttcggatcTATGATAGGCTCAAATACAGGTTCCCTGTGTATGTTATGGGACATCTTGGGCATGTGGATTACCCTCGGAATTGTGATAGATATAAAATTCCAAAGCATAGTAATTGTTTGTGCACCCGGAAACTTATTCCTCTGAAAGGGAATGAGTATTTGTACGATCTTAATGCCCAAGTGAAGCATAAG ATTCAAttgatcaataaatatttggaaGAAGGCTTTCAGCTCATTCTTGTGGGCCACTCAATTGGATGCTGGATGATCCTTGAGTTGCTGAAGAATCCGGAAATAAGGAAGAAAACCCTGAAGTGCTACATGCTCTTTCCGACCATTGAGAGAATGGCGGAGAGTCCAAATGGGAAAAAGTTCTGCAGATTCACTCTTCCCTGTTACCCAATCCTCAGACTCCTGGTCAAACTCTTCAACTGGTCATCGAAAAAGACTCAAGACTCTCTCTTGGACACGTACATGGTGTGGTTTATGGACCATCTCTGTGAGATAGGACGCATCAACATGGGCAGGCAAATCAAAGCATTCTTAAACCCGGAGACACTTGATCGCAACATTGAGCTGGCTCGCGAAGAAATGGCTCGTGTCAGAGACTTGGACATCAATCTAATTGAGAAGAACAAGGACATTCTCAAATTCTTCTATGGCGCATCAGATGGATGGGCTCCTGCTAAATATTACGAAGAATTGTGTCAAAGAATTCCCGGAATCGACGCCGAAGTCGACAACACGGGCATTGATCATGCTTTTGTGATCAAATCATCCAACGAAATGGGCGATATCGTGGCTGATTGGATTGCAAAATTAGAACAAAAGTAA
- the LOC129805744 gene encoding uncharacterized protein LOC129805744 isoform X1 produces the protein MLDGWYCRTMANQQATMEQNENDVNDIEEGSSDEESVNQHQAVDFKAQYQILKKKFKFLIYENEFLQDSLRITQRRYLKASRDKSFLLDKLLQYEKPELTSSESEETETSDDEGTRSDQVKRKKLDGISSGTNSIQSRNSNVQPKRKKAVVKKPQVHVRKSLSEAIRLLFTVKVFFQITGSAPNLPSDGHMTAEEIERHLQSRHSLMELLPERAPPTVPHEMFSNEPSLDSESNECGIETSPSNIGDID, from the exons ATGTTGGACGGCTGGTATTGTCGGACGATGGCTAATCAGCAAGCCACAATGGAGCAGAACGAAAATGACGTCAATGACATTGAGGAGGGCTCCAGCGACGAGGAGAGCGTCAATCAGCATCAGGCAGTGGACTTTAAGGCTCAGTATCAGATCCTCAAGAAGAAATTCAAGTTTCTCATCTAT GAAAATGAGTTTCTGCAGGATTCCCTGAGAATCACACAGAGACGTTATCTCAAAGCTTCTAGGGATAAATCCTTCCTTCTGGACAAACTCTTGCAATACGAGAAGCCAGAATTGACATCTTCAGAAAGTGAAGAGACTGAAACATCCGATGACGAAGGCACAAGATCTGACCAAGTGAAGAG gaagAAACTTGATGGAATTAGCAGCGGAACAAACTCTATACAGTCAAGAAATTCCAATGTTCAGCCAAAGAGGAAGAAAGCAGTGGTCAAAAAGCCCCAAGTTCATGTGAGAAAATCATTAAGTGAAGCAATAAGATTGCTTTTTACGGTGAAGGTATTTTTCCAGATTACCGGATCGGCTCCTAATCTCCCTTCGGATGGACATATGACTGCTGAAGAGATAGAACGGCATCTGCAATCGAGGCATTCACTGATGGAATTGCTTCCGGAAAGGGCTCCGCCGACAGTTCCCCATGAAATGTTTAGCAATGAACCTTCCCTTGACAG TGAATCTAATGAATGTGGCATTGAGACATCTCCCAGCAATATTGGCGATATCGATTAA
- the LOC129805744 gene encoding INO80 complex subunit E isoform X2, giving the protein MLDGWYCRTMANQQATMEQNENDVNDIEEGSSDEESVNQHQAVDFKAQYQILKKKFKFLIYENEFLQDSLRITQRRYLKASRDKSFLLDKLLQYEKPELTSSESEETETSDDEGTRSDQVKRKKLDGISSGTNSIQSRNSNVQPKRKKAVVKKPQVHITGSAPNLPSDGHMTAEEIERHLQSRHSLMELLPERAPPTVPHEMFSNEPSLDSESNECGIETSPSNIGDID; this is encoded by the exons ATGTTGGACGGCTGGTATTGTCGGACGATGGCTAATCAGCAAGCCACAATGGAGCAGAACGAAAATGACGTCAATGACATTGAGGAGGGCTCCAGCGACGAGGAGAGCGTCAATCAGCATCAGGCAGTGGACTTTAAGGCTCAGTATCAGATCCTCAAGAAGAAATTCAAGTTTCTCATCTAT GAAAATGAGTTTCTGCAGGATTCCCTGAGAATCACACAGAGACGTTATCTCAAAGCTTCTAGGGATAAATCCTTCCTTCTGGACAAACTCTTGCAATACGAGAAGCCAGAATTGACATCTTCAGAAAGTGAAGAGACTGAAACATCCGATGACGAAGGCACAAGATCTGACCAAGTGAAGAG gaagAAACTTGATGGAATTAGCAGCGGAACAAACTCTATACAGTCAAGAAATTCCAATGTTCAGCCAAAGAGGAAGAAAGCAGTGGTCAAAAAGCCCCAAGTTCAT ATTACCGGATCGGCTCCTAATCTCCCTTCGGATGGACATATGACTGCTGAAGAGATAGAACGGCATCTGCAATCGAGGCATTCACTGATGGAATTGCTTCCGGAAAGGGCTCCGCCGACAGTTCCCCATGAAATGTTTAGCAATGAACCTTCCCTTGACAG TGAATCTAATGAATGTGGCATTGAGACATCTCCCAGCAATATTGGCGATATCGATTAA